One segment of Candidatus Paceibacterota bacterium DNA contains the following:
- the tyrS gene encoding tyrosine--tRNA ligase — MKPNPKEIASFFSRGVYQFIDPDDVFQKKLKEKISGKYQKPLIVKWGVDPTRPDLHLGHAVILRKLRQLQDWGCKVVFLVGDFTSLIGDPTGRNKVRPEIEQNEVEANMKTYLEQAGKILRTDKDSFSWIRNSDWFTSPTDLNLPEDYKVNLEIDKKGEKTSAPINPNSFVGKAIVFEKTRMQIGISEQKKVAVITLKNFLWFLKKTTHAKLIERDMFQERLKSGQELYAHELMYPVLQGIDSQIIAQIYGSCDIEVGGSDQVFNMLYGRDTMRISGLSPQSVLSFKLLEGTGGKEKMSKSLDNYIGINESPEEIFGKTMSIPDNLITQYFILCTYTPEEEIKEIENKLEDPENNPRDLKLRLAKEITAIYHGQDKANKAEESFLKIFQKKSVPEDMKTVEVMKGEKLSEILKKEGLVKSKSDFRRLVQEGAVEEVSSEQKISDPEFKIYEETSIKIGKRRFVRIQPK, encoded by the coding sequence ATGAAACCAAACCCTAAAGAAATAGCGTCTTTCTTCTCAAGAGGTGTTTATCAGTTTATTGACCCAGACGATGTTTTTCAAAAAAAACTGAAGGAGAAAATTTCCGGAAAATACCAAAAACCACTAATTGTGAAGTGGGGGGTAGATCCAACCCGCCCAGATCTTCATCTAGGGCACGCTGTTATCTTAAGGAAACTAAGACAACTTCAGGATTGGGGTTGTAAGGTTGTTTTTTTGGTTGGAGATTTCACTTCCTTGATTGGTGATCCAACGGGAAGAAATAAAGTTAGACCGGAAATTGAACAAAATGAGGTAGAAGCTAACATGAAAACTTATTTAGAGCAGGCCGGAAAAATCTTAAGAACAGATAAAGACTCTTTTTCCTGGATAAGAAATTCGGATTGGTTTACTTCTCCTACCGACCTTAATTTGCCTGAAGACTACAAAGTTAATTTAGAAATAGACAAAAAAGGAGAGAAAACCAGCGCGCCGATAAACCCGAACTCATTTGTCGGCAAGGCAATTGTATTTGAAAAGACCAGAATGCAAATCGGAATTTCCGAACAAAAAAAGGTAGCGGTAATAACTTTAAAAAATTTTTTGTGGTTTTTAAAAAAAACAACCCACGCCAAACTAATTGAAAGAGATATGTTCCAAGAGCGACTTAAATCGGGACAAGAACTTTACGCGCACGAATTAATGTACCCGGTTCTCCAGGGAATTGACTCTCAAATCATCGCGCAAATCTACGGTAGCTGTGACATCGAGGTTGGAGGCAGTGATCAAGTTTTCAATATGCTTTATGGGCGCGACACGATGAGAATATCCGGACTCTCACCTCAATCTGTCTTGTCTTTTAAGCTTCTGGAAGGAACAGGTGGTAAAGAAAAAATGAGCAAAAGCTTAGATAATTACATTGGGATTAATGAGTCACCAGAAGAAATTTTTGGGAAGACCATGTCCATACCTGACAACTTGATAACCCAATATTTTATCCTTTGCACCTATACCCCGGAGGAAGAAATAAAAGAAATAGAGAACAAACTTGAAGATCCAGAGAATAATCCAAGAGACTTAAAATTAAGGTTGGCAAAAGAAATCACAGCAATTTACCACGGACAAGATAAAGCTAACAAAGCTGAAGAAAGTTTTTTAAAAATTTTCCAAAAAAAATCAGTGCCAGAGGACATGAAAACCGTTGAGGTTATGAAGGGAGAAAAACTGTCAGAAATTCTAAAAAAAGAAGGATTGGTAAAATCAAAATCGGATTTCAGAAGATTGGTACAAGAAGGGGCTGTTGAAGAAGTTAGTAGCGAACAAAAAATTTCTGACCCTGAATTTAAAATTTATGAAGAAACCTCAATAAAAATAGGAAAAAGAAGGTTCGTTCGAATTCAGCCAAAATAA
- a CDS encoding crossover junction endodeoxyribonuclease RuvC has translation MQKIRILAVDPGYEKLGIAVLEKVRGGKETLIHSECFFTKKSDKEKRWLLIGQKIKKVSKDFSPDLLAMENLFFNKNQKTALLVSEARGIILYEAMLFGMQTKHYSPLEVKIAVTGYGRSDKSQVEEMVKRLVKIEKKGKLEDDEYDAIAVGLTACASFRFSDLG, from the coding sequence ATGCAAAAAATAAGAATTCTGGCTGTTGACCCGGGCTATGAAAAACTGGGGATTGCTGTTTTGGAAAAAGTCCGTGGCGGGAAAGAAACACTTATTCATTCGGAGTGTTTCTTTACGAAAAAATCTGACAAGGAAAAGAGATGGCTTTTAATTGGCCAAAAAATTAAAAAAGTCTCAAAAGATTTTTCGCCAGACCTGCTGGCAATGGAAAATTTATTTTTTAATAAAAATCAAAAAACTGCTCTGCTTGTTTCGGAGGCGCGTGGAATTATTTTGTATGAAGCTATGCTTTTTGGAATGCAAACAAAACATTACTCCCCTCTTGAGGTAAAAATTGCGGTAACTGGTTATGGCCGAAGTGATAAGTCGCAGGTTGAAGAGATGGTTAAGAGACTTGTAAAAATAGAGAAAAAGGGGAAGTTGGAGGACGACGAATATGATGCAATCGCTGTTGGTCTTACCGCTTGCGCCTCGTTTAGGTTCTCTGATTTGGGGTAG
- the dnaN gene encoding DNA polymerase III subunit beta, with translation MKLECSKDKLSEAVSKASRLATNRNPGLPILSCLLLENKNNRLTIKATNLEIGVCLDVPVKTEKPGSVAVPGEILNNLLTNLPSGKNIKIEGRDGEIVVATEKNRSVIKTKDINDFPSIPETKSDAFSVSTKDFTNGLKSVWYSSTQSSIKPELSSVFIYTDSGEMVFVATDSFRLAEKRIKVKQNKDFGNVLLPYKNALEIVRVLEDETGETNIFLDKNQISLSSDGIYITSRLVDSSFPDYKQIISKEFETEAVILRQDLISALKLANVWSDKLNQINFLVSPAKKDLEVRTRHSELGENNCKLDAALSGKELDISFNIKYIADCLSSISSDSVSISLNDVSKPMVIRGVGDKSFLYLVMPMNR, from the coding sequence ATGAAACTAGAATGTTCAAAAGACAAATTATCAGAAGCGGTTTCCAAAGCTAGTCGACTAGCGACAAATAGAAATCCAGGACTACCGATTTTGAGTTGTTTACTTTTGGAGAACAAGAATAATCGATTGACTATTAAGGCCACTAATCTTGAAATCGGGGTTTGTTTGGATGTTCCGGTAAAAACAGAAAAACCTGGCTCGGTGGCTGTCCCTGGGGAAATTTTAAATAATCTTTTGACAAACTTGCCATCCGGCAAAAATATAAAAATTGAGGGCAGAGACGGAGAAATAGTGGTCGCAACTGAAAAAAACAGATCAGTTATAAAAACAAAAGATATTAACGACTTCCCTTCGATTCCAGAGACAAAATCTGACGCCTTTTCAGTCTCAACCAAGGACTTTACTAACGGTTTAAAATCTGTTTGGTATAGCTCAACACAGTCCTCCATAAAGCCAGAGTTGTCGAGTGTTTTTATCTACACCGACTCCGGTGAAATGGTTTTTGTGGCTACAGACTCTTTTCGTTTGGCGGAAAAAAGAATAAAAGTGAAGCAAAATAAGGATTTTGGAAATGTTCTCTTGCCTTATAAAAACGCTCTTGAGATTGTCAGGGTTTTAGAAGACGAGACAGGCGAAACAAACATTTTTTTGGATAAAAATCAGATTTCTCTAAGCTCTGACGGAATTTATATCACCTCCCGTCTGGTTGATAGCTCTTTTCCGGATTACAAACAAATTATTTCTAAGGAGTTTGAGACCGAAGCTGTAATTTTGCGTCAAGATTTAATTTCGGCACTGAAGTTGGCGAACGTCTGGTCTGACAAGCTCAATCAAATTAACTTTTTAGTTTCTCCGGCAAAAAAGGATTTGGAGGTTCGGACGAGACACTCGGAGTTGGGAGAGAACAATTGTAAGTTGGACGCCGCTCTTTCTGGCAAGGAGTTGGATATAAGTTTTAACATAAAGTATATTGCTGATTGTTTGAGCTCTATCTCTTCTGACAGCGTGTCAATTTCTTTAAATGATGTATCTAAACCGATGGTTATACGCGGTGTAGGGGACAAGAGCTTCTTGTATCTGGTGATGCCTATGAATAGGTAA
- the dnaA gene encoding chromosomal replication initiator protein DnaA, with product MDDNKKLWENALAEIEMSISPANFNTWFKDTLISKKDGGVVFLSVPNAFVKEWLSSKHHNFILKTIRKLSDDVRALEYNISPTDPKKRGVESPSKPVSVRGIANKELPLGEFHINREDNLNPKYTFDSFVVGPFNELAFAASQAIVKQPGLVYNPLFIYGNTGVGKTHLIQAIGNQIKTSYPEKRVHYATSEKFAMDYINSVQTNKVNNFKEKYRKYDVLIMDDIQFLSSKEKTQEELFHLFNNIHDSNKQIIFSSDKHPNFIPDMEDRLKSRFSAGMIVDIPIPDHESRAAILKTKSKSLNIELSQEIIDFIASTITSNVRELEGALNTISCQHQIKNRELTLNDVKNLLRHSSKPKKTLSVKEVIKIVSDFYNMEEGTIYEKTRKKEVIKPRQIIMYLLREDFGISYPSIGEKLGGRDHTTVIHSCEKIRGEIKNDSVLFKEIEQLRSIIS from the coding sequence ATGGACGACAACAAAAAACTCTGGGAAAACGCCTTGGCCGAAATAGAGATGAGTATCTCTCCTGCCAATTTTAATACCTGGTTTAAAGATACCTTAATATCAAAAAAGGATGGCGGGGTGGTTTTTTTGAGCGTGCCGAATGCTTTTGTTAAGGAATGGCTTTCCTCAAAGCACCACAATTTCATACTAAAAACCATAAGAAAGTTGTCTGACGATGTTCGAGCGCTTGAATACAACATCTCTCCGACTGACCCCAAAAAAAGAGGTGTTGAGTCACCCTCAAAACCCGTGTCTGTCAGGGGTATTGCAAACAAAGAACTTCCTCTCGGGGAGTTTCATATAAACAGAGAGGACAATCTAAACCCAAAATACACTTTTGATTCTTTTGTCGTCGGTCCGTTTAACGAACTTGCTTTTGCCGCCTCCCAAGCAATTGTCAAACAGCCGGGTTTAGTTTACAACCCTCTTTTTATCTACGGCAACACGGGGGTCGGTAAAACCCACCTTATTCAAGCAATAGGGAATCAAATAAAAACTTCTTACCCGGAAAAAAGAGTTCATTATGCGACATCTGAAAAATTTGCTATGGATTACATAAATTCAGTGCAGACTAACAAGGTCAATAATTTTAAGGAAAAATACAGAAAATACGATGTTTTGATAATGGACGACATTCAGTTTCTTTCCAGCAAAGAAAAGACTCAAGAAGAGCTGTTCCATTTATTTAACAACATACACGATAGCAACAAACAGATAATATTTTCGTCAGACAAGCACCCGAATTTCATTCCTGATATGGAAGATAGATTAAAATCCAGATTTAGCGCTGGAATGATTGTAGATATTCCTATTCCTGACCATGAGTCAAGAGCAGCGATACTTAAAACCAAGTCCAAAAGTCTCAATATTGAGCTCTCGCAGGAGATAATAGACTTCATCGCCTCAACCATCACTTCAAACGTTAGGGAACTTGAGGGAGCGTTAAACACGATCTCCTGCCAACACCAAATTAAAAACAGGGAGTTAACTCTAAACGACGTAAAAAATCTTCTACGCCACAGCTCTAAACCCAAAAAGACACTGTCGGTAAAAGAGGTTATTAAAATTGTTTCCGATTTTTATAATATGGAAGAAGGAACCATATACGAAAAAACCAGGAAAAAGGAGGTTATAAAACCAAGACAAATAATAATGTACCTCCTTAGGGAAGATTTTGGGATTTCCTATCCATCAATCGGTGAGAAGTTGGGTGGGCGAGATCACACAACCGTAATTCATTCTTGCGAGAAAATAAGAGGGGAGATAAAAAACGACAGCGTTTTATTTAAAGAAATAGAGCAACTAAGGTCGATTATTAGTTGA
- the rpmH gene encoding 50S ribosomal protein L34, whose product MAKANKLKRRKRSRAHGFLGRMKTASGRRTIRLRRRKGRKNLSA is encoded by the coding sequence ATGGCTAAAGCAAACAAACTAAAAAGACGAAAAAGATCTAGAGCCCACGGCTTTCTGGGAAGGATGAAAACTGCTAGTGGAAGACGCACTATCAGATTAAGGAGGCGGAAAGGAAGAAAGAATCTCTCCGCCTAA
- the rnpA gene encoding ribonuclease P protein component → MLPSSLRVRKEYFREIFKSGKFFPSKNLTIVVLETKELAQKQSRFSFSISSKVSGNAVDRNKLRRRGYAAVKDLILQIKPGFLAVFVLKKGAEKLNFEEYKKEIEDLLKKSSLTDR, encoded by the coding sequence ATGCTCCCCTCTTCTCTTAGAGTCAGGAAAGAGTATTTTCGGGAAATTTTTAAGAGTGGAAAATTTTTTCCTAGCAAAAACCTGACTATTGTAGTCTTGGAAACAAAAGAATTGGCGCAAAAACAAAGCCGGTTTTCTTTTTCAATCTCCTCCAAGGTCTCCGGAAATGCTGTTGATAGAAACAAACTGCGTCGGCGCGGCTACGCGGCGGTCAAAGACTTAATTCTCCAGATAAAACCGGGCTTTTTAGCGGTTTTTGTTCTAAAAAAAGGTGCCGAAAAGCTGAATTTTGAAGAATATAAGAAGGAAATAGAAGATCTCCTAAAAAAATCTAGCTTGACAGACAGGTAA
- a CDS encoding YidC/Oxa1 family membrane protein insertase — translation MSWLYNTLMYEPLYNGLIFLMDIGADAGVAVVVLTLIVRFILFPLSRKAVITQQNVKRFQPEIDAIKEKYKKDRQEQARKILELYKEKGINPFSSFFLILIQLPIIFALYRIFWASGLPEIKQNILYSFVPVPESVNMVFIGIFDIASKSWVLAVLVGITTFVQMKLSMPALKGAKPIGQSFKDDLARSMNIQMRYFFPVISIFISYTLSGAIALYWLTSNLFTIGQEIVIKRTNGIKSEKNGNKQKQ, via the coding sequence ATGTCTTGGTTATATAACACTCTGATGTATGAGCCCCTATACAACGGGCTTATTTTTTTGATGGACATCGGGGCTGATGCCGGTGTGGCAGTTGTAGTCTTAACCTTGATTGTTCGTTTTATTCTGTTCCCTCTTTCCAGAAAAGCGGTTATAACCCAGCAAAATGTAAAAAGATTTCAACCGGAAATAGATGCAATAAAAGAAAAGTACAAAAAAGATCGGCAAGAACAGGCCCGCAAAATTTTAGAGCTTTACAAAGAAAAAGGTATCAACCCGTTTTCCAGTTTTTTTCTAATTTTAATTCAGCTCCCAATCATTTTTGCTTTGTACCGAATTTTTTGGGCTTCCGGTTTGCCGGAAATTAAGCAAAATATTTTGTATTCTTTTGTGCCGGTTCCTGAATCTGTCAACATGGTATTTATCGGAATTTTTGATATTGCTTCTAAAAGCTGGGTTCTGGCGGTTTTGGTTGGCATAACAACTTTTGTCCAAATGAAGCTTTCAATGCCAGCTTTGAAAGGGGCTAAGCCGATAGGTCAATCGTTTAAAGATGATTTAGCGCGCAGTATGAATATCCAAATGCGATATTTTTTTCCGGTAATTTCCATATTTATTTCCTACACTCTATCTGGCGCTATCGCTCTCTACTGGCTGACGAGCAACTTGTTTACCATTGGCCAAGAAATTGTTATAAAAAGAACAAACGGAATTAAATCAGAAAAAAATGGAAATAAACAAAAACAATGA
- a CDS encoding R3H domain-containing nucleic acid-binding protein has translation MEINKNNEEQGESLAYCLEVKGVIEEMLCRMRVDYDEIEVFKGLSDSGPKFVVKSQESGILIGHHGENLRAFSHLVRRIIFQRKNGVTRFTLDINNYQEESAKKIRNKVIFVADEVKKSKKPVELEPMSAYERMIIHSLFSSDPEIQTESIGEKSERRVVIRPKT, from the coding sequence ATGGAAATAAACAAAAACAATGAAGAACAAGGTGAGAGCTTGGCCTATTGTTTAGAGGTTAAAGGTGTAATTGAAGAGATGCTTTGTCGAATGAGAGTTGATTACGATGAAATAGAGGTTTTCAAGGGTCTTTCTGATTCAGGCCCGAAGTTTGTGGTTAAAAGTCAGGAGTCTGGAATTTTAATTGGTCACCATGGTGAGAATTTGCGTGCCTTCAGTCACTTGGTTAGAAGGATAATTTTCCAACGAAAAAATGGTGTTACCAGATTTACTCTTGATATAAATAATTATCAAGAAGAGTCAGCAAAGAAAATAAGAAATAAAGTTATTTTCGTGGCAGATGAGGTAAAGAAAAGTAAAAAACCTGTTGAGCTTGAACCGATGTCGGCTTATGAAAGAATGATAATCCACTCCTTGTTTTCTTCCGACCCGGAAATTCAGACAGAATCAATTGGTGAAAAATCGGAAAGGCGGGTTGTTATTCGACCCAAGACTTAA
- a CDS encoding peptidoglycan-binding domain-containing protein, which produces MKKKKVILIILIVVAVLALTFFILATRQAPGEENSGLSIRDFFPFGRTSETPTLRPVTPTQEEVGENEFSPTEQIFNSPLSKISQNPIAGFNVFSQNGEIFVRFIDRATGHIWETGSYSANLIRISNTTLPKIQEAVWAGTDTAILRFLKEDRETIESVALQILSPESEIGGIISGYEFTTELQQGSTGVAVLNLQRVLNQDPDTRVAVSGSGSPGLETSIFGPATKAAVERFQEKYATIEESNGVVDERTREKLNEITGAKKPIVVEEEGEGLYKTSLTFLPTDIKNLTYLPESNKIFYILEDSEGSVGFISNPNGTEREQVFESPAKEWSAEAISENEILLTTKPSFIFPGSAYVLNTNGGLRKILSEVFGLSVLASPNGDRFLYSGFDNAKIFLRVLDLENKERPDLNFLETFTEKCVWSKKNENLIYCATPESVPTGAIYPDSWLQGLVSFEDALWEINLEKNNVYPMFLLEDADATNLLMDDNEEFLFFINKKDHSLWAYKLN; this is translated from the coding sequence ATGAAAAAAAAGAAAGTAATTTTAATTATCCTGATAGTTGTTGCCGTTTTGGCGCTTACTTTCTTTATTCTTGCTACTCGCCAAGCGCCGGGAGAAGAAAATTCGGGATTGAGCATCCGCGACTTCTTTCCTTTTGGCCGAACTTCCGAAACGCCGACTTTAAGACCAGTTACTCCGACCCAGGAAGAGGTTGGAGAAAATGAATTCAGCCCCACAGAACAAATTTTTAACTCACCACTATCTAAAATTTCTCAAAACCCAATCGCCGGATTTAATGTTTTCAGTCAAAATGGAGAAATTTTTGTTAGATTTATAGACCGCGCCACCGGCCATATTTGGGAAACAGGCTCTTATTCCGCTAATTTGATTAGAATTTCCAACACCACCTTGCCAAAAATCCAAGAAGCTGTCTGGGCCGGCACAGACACCGCCATTTTAAGATTTTTAAAAGAAGACCGGGAAACAATAGAGAGTGTCGCTTTGCAAATTCTAAGTCCCGAGTCTGAAATCGGCGGAATTATTTCCGGCTACGAATTCACAACCGAACTACAACAGGGGAGCACTGGAGTGGCGGTATTGAACTTGCAAAGAGTTTTAAACCAAGACCCAGATACCAGAGTCGCGGTCTCCGGTAGTGGCAGTCCTGGATTAGAAACCTCAATTTTCGGTCCGGCCACCAAAGCCGCGGTTGAAAGATTTCAAGAAAAATATGCAACCATAGAAGAGTCAAACGGAGTTGTCGATGAGAGGACTAGAGAAAAATTAAACGAAATAACTGGTGCCAAAAAGCCGATTGTGGTTGAAGAAGAGGGGGAAGGTCTTTACAAAACCTCTTTGACCTTCCTGCCGACAGACATAAAAAATCTTACATATTTACCCGAATCAAATAAAATTTTCTATATTTTGGAAGACAGCGAGGGGTCTGTTGGTTTTATTTCTAACCCAAACGGAACCGAGAGAGAACAAGTCTTTGAGTCTCCAGCAAAAGAATGGTCGGCTGAAGCGATTTCCGAAAATGAAATACTTCTTACAACTAAACCGTCTTTTATCTTCCCGGGTAGTGCGTATGTTTTAAACACGAACGGTGGTCTAAGAAAAATTCTTAGTGAAGTTTTCGGCTTGTCGGTTCTGGCAAGCCCCAACGGAGACCGATTTCTTTATTCCGGATTTGATAACGCCAAAATCTTCCTAAGAGTTCTCGACCTAGAAAACAAAGAGCGACCAGATTTGAATTTCCTTGAAACTTTCACCGAAAAATGTGTCTGGAGCAAGAAAAATGAAAACTTAATTTATTGCGCCACCCCGGAGTCAGTTCCGACGGGAGCCATTTACCCCGACAGCTGGCTCCAAGGATTAGTTTCTTTTGAAGACGCTTTGTGGGAAATAAATTTGGAAAAAAATAATGTATACCCAATGTTTTTATTAGAAGACGCAGACGCAACCAATCTACTGATGGATGACAATGAAGAATTCTTGTTCTTCATTAACAAAAAAGACCACTCTCTTTGGGCCTACAAATTAAACTAA
- a CDS encoding DUF87 domain-containing protein, with translation MGILSIFKKKNKEKGGGDEEILKLPQELYQASVLELKDVIAPSALKVSPRELNLGNKIARTYFVISYPRYLAEGWFSPIINLDKIYDVSIFVHPIDTARILKQFQKKVAEVQSQIHGREEKGMVRDPMLDTAYQDLENLRDQLQQAQEKIFDVGLYISIYADNEKELDKIETEIKSVLEAQLVYVKPALFQQEQGFKSVVPIGTDLLEVHSKLNSSPLSSVFPFISFDLTSDRGILYGINRHNSSLVLFDRFSLENYNSVVFAKSGSGKSYATKLEILRTLMFDADVMVIDPEREYEYMADAIGGRYFKISLTSEHHINPFDLPIAGEDESNADVLRSHIINLVGLFRLMLGGLTPEEDAIIDRAITETYALRDITPESNFSNVEAPLLSDFEMVLKGMSGAESLAQRLTKYTVGTWSGFINQPTNIDINNKFVVFSLRDMEDELKPVAMYIVMHYIWNAIRKELKKRLLVIDEAWWMMKSEDTASFLLSLAKRGRKYYLGLSTITQDVDDFLRSPYGLPIITNSSIQILLKQSPTVIEKLQKVFNLTDEEKFLLLESGVGEGIFFAGLKHVAIKIIASYTEDQIITSDPSQILAIKKAKQELEEKESEK, from the coding sequence ATGGGAATTTTAAGCATATTTAAAAAGAAAAACAAAGAGAAAGGAGGTGGGGATGAGGAGATCTTAAAATTGCCCCAAGAGCTTTACCAGGCGAGCGTCTTGGAGCTTAAAGACGTCATCGCGCCAAGCGCTCTAAAAGTCAGTCCTCGAGAACTGAATCTCGGCAATAAAATCGCCAGAACATATTTTGTAATTTCTTACCCGAGATACCTAGCGGAAGGTTGGTTTTCACCGATTATAAACCTGGATAAAATTTACGATGTTTCAATTTTTGTTCACCCAATAGACACCGCAAGAATCCTCAAACAATTTCAAAAAAAAGTCGCCGAAGTTCAAAGCCAGATACATGGCCGAGAGGAAAAGGGAATGGTTAGAGACCCAATGCTTGATACTGCCTACCAAGACTTGGAAAATCTTCGAGACCAACTTCAGCAGGCCCAAGAAAAAATTTTTGATGTCGGACTATACATTTCAATCTATGCAGATAATGAGAAGGAGTTAGACAAAATAGAAACAGAAATAAAATCAGTTTTGGAAGCCCAACTGGTATATGTCAAACCCGCGCTCTTCCAGCAAGAACAAGGTTTCAAAAGCGTTGTCCCAATCGGCACAGACCTTTTAGAAGTCCATTCAAAATTAAACTCTTCACCTCTCTCCAGTGTTTTTCCTTTTATTTCCTTTGACTTAACGTCTGACAGAGGAATTCTTTACGGAATAAACCGGCACAACTCAAGCTTGGTTCTTTTTGACAGATTTTCTCTGGAAAATTATAACTCGGTTGTTTTTGCCAAATCCGGTTCCGGCAAAAGTTACGCAACAAAATTGGAAATCTTAAGAACTTTAATGTTTGATGCCGATGTTATGGTTATTGATCCGGAGAGGGAATATGAATACATGGCCGACGCTATCGGAGGGCGCTATTTCAAAATTTCTTTAACTTCCGAGCACCACATAAACCCCTTTGACCTGCCAATAGCCGGCGAGGATGAATCAAATGCCGACGTTCTGCGTTCACACATTATAAATTTAGTCGGCTTGTTCCGTCTGATGCTCGGCGGTCTAACACCGGAAGAAGACGCAATCATCGACCGCGCCATCACAGAAACTTACGCCTTAAGAGACATCACACCGGAATCCAATTTTTCAAACGTAGAAGCGCCATTGCTTTCAGATTTTGAAATGGTTTTAAAGGGAATGAGTGGCGCAGAATCTTTGGCCCAAAGACTGACCAAATACACAGTTGGTACTTGGTCTGGTTTTATAAATCAGCCGACCAATATAGATATCAACAATAAATTTGTGGTCTTCTCCTTAAGAGATATGGAGGATGAGCTCAAGCCGGTGGCTATGTACATCGTAATGCACTACATTTGGAACGCTATCAGAAAAGAGCTGAAGAAACGGTTATTGGTCATTGACGAAGCGTGGTGGATGATGAAGTCTGAAGATACCGCTTCATTCCTTTTGAGCTTAGCCAAAAGAGGCCGAAAATACTATCTTGGTCTTTCAACAATCACTCAAGACGTTGATGACTTCTTAAGGTCACCTTACGGTTTACCGATTATCACCAATTCTTCAATTCAAATTTTGTTAAAACAATCGCCGACGGTTATAGAGAAGCTCCAGAAGGTTTTTAATCTAACCGACGAAGAAAAGTTTTTGCTTTTGGAATCTGGTGTCGGAGAGGGAATTTTCTTTGCCGGACTAAAGCACGTAGCTATAAAAATCATCGCCTCTTACACCGAAGACCAAATTATCACTTCCGACCCATCGCAAATTCTGGCCATCAAAAAAGCCAAGCAAGAATTGGAAGAGAAGGAGAGTGAAAAATAA
- a CDS encoding PrgI family protein — MRFQVPQFIEVEDKIIGPFTLKQFIYLAGTAGIIIVLYNVLPRFLALLLILPIGALGLALAFWKINNKPFIEILEAAFKYLLSGKLYIWRKEEKEEIVIKDAKQTEKMPDEFVPRLTGSKLKDLTWKLDVKEQGEEIRRYKDSKVSEKIG, encoded by the coding sequence ATGCGTTTTCAAGTCCCACAATTTATAGAAGTAGAGGACAAAATTATCGGCCCTTTTACTTTAAAGCAGTTTATTTATCTTGCCGGAACAGCTGGAATTATAATCGTGCTATATAATGTCTTGCCGCGTTTTTTAGCTCTTTTACTTATCCTACCAATTGGTGCTTTGGGTCTAGCGTTGGCATTTTGGAAAATCAATAACAAACCATTCATTGAAATTCTTGAGGCAGCTTTTAAATACTTGCTCTCCGGCAAACTTTATATTTGGAGAAAAGAAGAAAAAGAAGAGATAGTAATAAAAGATGCGAAACAAACAGAAAAAATGCCGGATGAGTTTGTTCCACGACTGACCGGCTCAAAACTCAAAGACTTAACTTGGAAATTAGATGTGAAAGAACAGGGAGAAGAAATCAGGAGATACAAAGACAGCAAGGTGTCAGAAAAAATCGGGTAA
- a CDS encoding four helix bundle protein, translating to MQKLAEGYSRKSRQEYIQFVRVAFGSGAELETQLLLVIDLKLANKNETEKVYN from the coding sequence TTGCAGAAGCTTGCAGAAGGTTATAGTAGGAAATCAAGACAAGAATATATTCAATTCGTAAGAGTTGCTTTTGGTTCTGGGGCAGAATTAGAAACTCAACTTTTATTAGTTATAGACCTGAAACTGGCTAACAAAAACGAAACCGAAAAAGTGTATAATTAA
- a CDS encoding four helix bundle protein encodes MQSYKDLIVWQKNFELVKSVYNLTKQFPREELYGLVSQMRRSAVSIPSNLAEACRRL; translated from the coding sequence ATGCAATCTTATAAAGACCTGATTGTTTGGCAAAAAAATTTCGAACTTGTTAAGTCTGTCTATAACCTGACCAAACAATTTCCAAGAGAGGAATTATACGGGCTGGTTTCACAAATGCGTCGGTCGGCAGTTTCCATTCCGTCTAACCTTGCAGAAGCTTGCAGAAGGTTATAG